One Coprococcus phoceensis DNA window includes the following coding sequences:
- the radA gene encoding DNA repair protein RadA has translation MAKGKKSVFFCQNCGHEENKWLGQCPMCKEWNTFVEEPVSFSKSASAKLIKDAEVVALKHVETDQEERIKTKIEELDRVLGGGIVPGSLLLVGGDPGIGKSTLLLQVCQRLCEDKHQVLYISGEESLKQIKLRANRMGEFTEDLLLLCETNLEIVKNVIQKRKPEVVIIDSIQTMYSEEVASAPGSVSQVRESTNVFMQLAKGLGISIFIVGHVTKEGTVAGPRVLEHMVDTVLYFEGDRHASYRILRGVKNRFGSTNEIGVFEMRQNGLVEVENPSEFMLNGKPENASGSVVACSMEGTRPILIEIQALVCSSNFGMPRRTAAGTDYNRVNLLMAVLEKRVGIHLSNYDAYVNIAGGIKMNEPAVDLGIVMAIVSSYKNQPIDEKTIVFGEVGLSGEVRAVNMPEQRVAEAKKLGFTTCIMPEVSREVVKNIKGIKIIGVKTINEALQVL, from the coding sequence ATGGCAAAAGGAAAGAAGAGTGTTTTTTTCTGTCAAAACTGCGGACATGAAGAGAACAAATGGCTTGGGCAGTGCCCAATGTGCAAAGAATGGAATACGTTTGTGGAAGAGCCGGTTTCTTTTTCAAAGTCTGCTTCTGCGAAGCTGATAAAAGATGCGGAAGTGGTGGCTCTAAAACATGTGGAGACTGATCAGGAGGAACGAATTAAAACAAAGATAGAGGAACTCGATAGAGTACTTGGCGGAGGAATTGTTCCAGGGTCTCTTTTGCTGGTGGGAGGAGATCCTGGGATTGGGAAATCTACCCTTCTTTTGCAGGTGTGTCAGAGACTGTGTGAAGATAAGCACCAAGTGCTTTATATATCCGGGGAGGAGTCGCTCAAACAGATCAAACTCAGGGCAAACCGGATGGGAGAATTCACGGAAGATTTACTGCTCCTATGTGAGACAAATTTAGAGATTGTGAAAAATGTGATCCAAAAAAGAAAGCCGGAAGTTGTCATCATTGACTCGATCCAGACGATGTACAGTGAGGAGGTGGCATCTGCACCGGGCAGTGTGTCACAGGTTCGGGAATCGACCAATGTATTTATGCAGTTGGCAAAGGGGCTTGGAATATCCATTTTTATTGTAGGACATGTGACAAAAGAGGGAACGGTTGCAGGACCTAGAGTGTTGGAACATATGGTGGATACCGTTCTCTATTTTGAGGGAGACAGGCATGCATCCTACCGAATTTTGCGAGGTGTGAAGAATCGTTTTGGATCCACCAATGAAATCGGTGTGTTTGAGATGAGACAGAATGGACTTGTGGAAGTGGAAAATCCATCAGAATTTATGCTGAACGGAAAACCGGAGAATGCATCCGGGTCTGTTGTGGCGTGTTCCATGGAGGGGACAAGACCGATTTTAATTGAGATTCAGGCGCTTGTATGCAGCAGTAATTTTGGGATGCCAAGGCGCACTGCGGCAGGTACGGATTATAATCGAGTGAATTTGCTGATGGCAGTTTTGGAAAAACGAGTAGGAATACATCTGTCTAATTACGACGCATATGTCAATATCGCAGGGGGAATTAAGATGAATGAGCCGGCGGTGGATCTTGGGATTGTGATGGCGATTGTATCAAGTTATAAAAATCAGCCGATTGATGAGAAGACGATTGTGTTTGGGGAGGTTGGTCTAAGCGGTGAGGTGCGTGCAGTCAACATGCCGGAGCAAAGAGTCGCCGAAGCAAAAAAACTTGGATTTACAACCTGTATTATGCCTGAAGTGTCAAGAGAGGTTGTAAAGAATATTAAAGGGATTAAGATTATCGGTGTCAAGACGATCAATGAGGCACTGCAAGTATTATGA
- the sdaAA gene encoding L-serine ammonia-lyase, iron-sulfur-dependent, subunit alpha: protein MDFFTGQELIGACKEKALPISEIMKLREMTAGSLSSEEIDSKLETVLSIMKNAATRPLLHPGKSIGGLIGGEAKKVNDHGKTTSCVCGSMLSKAISYSMAVLEVNASMGLIVAAPTAGSSGVVPGVLLAMQDEHGLSDEKLYQGLLNASAIGYLLMRNASVSGAEAGCQAEVGAASAMSASAIVEMMGGTPHMCLTAASLALSNLLGLVCDPIAGLVESPCQSRNAIGVANAITSAELALSGISHPIPFDEMAEAMFRVGKSLPFELRETAMGGCAGTPTGCKLGCEICK from the coding sequence ATGGATTTTTTTACCGGACAAGAATTGATAGGAGCATGCAAAGAAAAAGCACTTCCTATTTCTGAGATAATGAAACTTCGCGAGATGACGGCAGGATCTCTTTCATCTGAAGAAATTGATTCGAAGTTAGAGACAGTGCTCTCTATTATGAAAAATGCCGCAACCAGACCTCTCTTACATCCTGGAAAATCTATCGGCGGATTGATTGGCGGTGAAGCAAAAAAAGTAAACGATCATGGGAAAACCACTTCCTGTGTCTGTGGCAGTATGCTTTCGAAGGCAATCTCCTATAGCATGGCTGTTTTAGAAGTCAACGCATCGATGGGACTGATTGTCGCTGCCCCGACTGCAGGTTCGTCCGGCGTCGTTCCGGGTGTACTGCTTGCAATGCAGGATGAACACGGATTATCCGATGAGAAACTCTACCAAGGGCTTTTAAACGCAAGCGCCATCGGATATCTCCTCATGCGAAATGCCTCTGTCTCCGGTGCGGAAGCCGGATGTCAGGCGGAGGTTGGCGCCGCAAGTGCCATGTCGGCAAGCGCCATTGTCGAGATGATGGGCGGAACTCCCCATATGTGTCTGACCGCTGCAAGCCTTGCGCTTTCCAATCTGCTTGGGCTTGTCTGTGACCCAATCGCAGGGCTTGTAGAATCCCCGTGCCAAAGCAGAAATGCGATTGGAGTAGCCAATGCGATTACATCCGCCGAACTTGCTTTGAGTGGAATTTCACATCCGATACCATTTGACGAGATGGCGGAAGCTATGTTCCGTGTCGGAAAAAGTCTTCCATTTGAACTGCGGGAAACTGCGATGGGCGGCTGTGCCGGGACACCGACCGGCTGTAAACTAGGCTGTGAGATCTGTAAATAG
- the purN gene encoding phosphoribosylglycinamide formyltransferase, translating into MLKVVVLVSGGGTNLQAILDAVDSGAITNTEIVGVISNNKNAYALQRAEEKGIPNVCVSPKAFASRAEFNQALLDTVDQFQADLLVLAGFLVVIPEMMIEAYRNRIINIHPSLIPAFCGTGYYGLKVHEAALEKGVKVVGATVHFVDEGTDTGAIILQKAVEVKQGDTPEILQRRVMEQAEWKILPQAIDLIANGKVKVVDGKVMIEEEA; encoded by the coding sequence ATGCTAAAAGTAGTTGTGCTGGTTTCCGGAGGCGGAACGAATCTGCAGGCGATTTTGGATGCGGTAGACAGCGGTGCGATCACGAACACAGAGATTGTGGGCGTGATCAGCAACAATAAGAATGCATATGCTTTACAGAGAGCAGAAGAAAAGGGAATTCCGAATGTCTGTGTCTCTCCGAAAGCGTTTGCGTCGAGAGCAGAGTTTAATCAGGCATTGTTAGATACCGTGGATCAGTTTCAGGCAGATTTACTGGTACTTGCAGGATTTTTGGTTGTCATTCCGGAAATGATGATCGAAGCTTACAGAAACCGTATTATCAATATCCATCCATCTCTGATTCCGGCATTTTGCGGAACTGGGTATTATGGTTTGAAAGTGCATGAGGCGGCACTTGAAAAGGGCGTAAAAGTCGTTGGAGCTACTGTGCACTTTGTGGATGAAGGAACCGATACCGGTGCGATCATTCTTCAGAAGGCTGTGGAAGTAAAACAGGGAGATACTCCTGAAATTTTGCAAAGAAGAGTGATGGAGCAGGCAGAGTGGAAAATTCTCCCACAGGCAATTGACCTGATCGCAAATGGAAAAGTGAAGGTTGTAGATGGCAAGGTAATGATAGAGGAAGAAGCATAG
- a CDS encoding DUF1538 domain-containing protein has protein sequence MKLYRTKLLEKLKESLGAVLPIIGIVLFLCFTIAPVPTSILMAFIIGALMLIVGMMFFTLGAEMAMTPMGERLGTKMTQTKKLGAVVVLCFVLGFIITISEPDLQVLAEQVPSIPNYTLIIAVAVGVGIFLVAAVLRMLFGIALPHMLVVLYPIVFLLAFFVPADFLAVAFDSGGVTTGPMTVPFIMAFGIGFSAVRSDKHAENDSFGLVALCSIGPILAVLILGLIYNPQGSTYTRTVIPDASDSVELWKLFADGIPTYMKEILISLLPIVLFFAVFQCISLKLKKRTLVKILVGIVYTYIGLVLFLTGVNIGFMPAGNYLGQLIAALPYRWIIIQIGMIMGYFIVKAEPAVYVLTEQVEEITSGAISRNAMGLSLSIGVSVSLGLAMVRVLTGISIFWFIIPGYAIAIVLSFFVPKIFTAIAFDSGGVASGPMTATFLLPFAMGACQAVGGNIVTDAFGVVAMVAMTPLITIQVLGAIYKLRSKHVAEETKEPVLVLPLEAFGDTDIIEL, from the coding sequence TTGAAATTATATCGTACAAAATTACTGGAAAAACTAAAGGAGTCATTGGGAGCAGTCTTACCAATTATTGGGATTGTATTATTTTTGTGTTTTACAATCGCACCGGTACCGACTAGCATTCTGATGGCTTTTATTATTGGAGCATTGATGCTTATTGTTGGAATGATGTTTTTTACATTGGGAGCAGAAATGGCGATGACACCGATGGGAGAACGGCTTGGGACAAAGATGACGCAGACAAAAAAGCTTGGAGCGGTTGTGGTTCTCTGCTTTGTACTAGGGTTTATCATTACAATTTCAGAACCGGATTTACAGGTGCTGGCAGAGCAGGTGCCATCTATTCCCAATTATACATTAATCATAGCAGTCGCGGTCGGAGTAGGGATATTCCTTGTGGCAGCGGTGCTTCGAATGCTGTTTGGAATTGCATTGCCGCATATGCTTGTTGTGTTGTACCCAATTGTATTCCTGCTTGCATTTTTTGTGCCGGCGGACTTTTTAGCAGTTGCATTTGACTCGGGAGGGGTGACCACCGGTCCGATGACAGTGCCGTTTATTATGGCTTTTGGAATTGGTTTTTCGGCGGTGCGTAGTGATAAACATGCGGAAAATGACAGCTTTGGTCTAGTTGCTCTTTGCTCAATTGGACCGATTTTGGCAGTCCTGATTTTAGGGCTTATCTATAATCCGCAGGGAAGTACTTATACTAGAACTGTTATTCCGGATGCGAGTGATTCTGTGGAATTGTGGAAACTATTTGCAGATGGGATCCCAACATATATGAAAGAGATACTGATTTCATTGTTGCCGATTGTTTTGTTTTTTGCAGTTTTTCAGTGTATTTCACTGAAGTTGAAAAAACGAACGTTAGTGAAAATTCTTGTTGGAATTGTATACACTTATATAGGACTGGTGCTATTTCTCACAGGAGTAAATATCGGATTTATGCCGGCTGGAAATTATCTGGGACAACTAATTGCGGCGCTTCCTTATCGTTGGATTATTATCCAGATTGGCATGATTATGGGATATTTTATTGTTAAGGCAGAACCGGCGGTATATGTATTGACGGAACAAGTAGAAGAAATTACGTCCGGTGCCATTTCCAGAAATGCGATGGGGCTCAGCCTGTCAATTGGTGTATCTGTATCACTTGGACTTGCGATGGTTCGGGTTCTGACAGGAATTTCTATCTTTTGGTTCATCATTCCGGGATATGCGATTGCGATTGTTTTATCCTTTTTTGTGCCAAAGATTTTTACTGCAATTGCATTTGACTCGGGCGGAGTGGCATCCGGTCCAATGACAGCAACCTTTTTATTGCCGTTTGCAATGGGAGCGTGCCAGGCAGTAGGCGGTAATATTGTAACGGATGCATTCGGTGTAGTTGCTATGGTAGCGATGACCCCGTTGATTACGATTCAGGTGCTTGGAGCAATCTACAAACTACGTTCAAAACATGTGGCAGAAGAAACCAAAGAACCTGTTTTGGTATTACCGTTGGAAGCATTTGGAGATACAGATATTATTGAATTGTAG
- a CDS encoding P-II family nitrogen regulator encodes MSKVYMMVTITNRQLRNQFQDLFEKNEMAPVFGALGRGTADSTVLDYFGLEASEKAVYFSIVTESMWKQLRRELIIKMQIDVPGTGIAFIVPVSSIGGKKVLQYLIGGQEFEKEEETVLKDTKYELLVAIANQGSIDNVMDAARSANAGGGTVIHAKGTGMEKAEKFLGVSLAEEKEIILIVAKTSQKNEIMKAIMEQAGLESKEKAIVFSLPVTSTVGVRMPEEEFLD; translated from the coding sequence ATGAGCAAAGTATATATGATGGTTACAATTACAAACCGGCAATTACGCAATCAATTCCAAGACTTATTTGAAAAAAATGAGATGGCTCCTGTTTTTGGAGCATTGGGAAGAGGAACTGCAGACAGTACCGTTTTGGATTATTTCGGATTGGAGGCAAGCGAAAAGGCGGTGTATTTTTCAATCGTAACGGAGAGTATGTGGAAACAACTTCGGCGGGAATTGATTATTAAGATGCAGATTGATGTGCCGGGAACCGGAATTGCATTTATCGTGCCAGTGAGCAGTATCGGTGGAAAAAAAGTGCTGCAGTATTTGATTGGTGGGCAAGAGTTTGAAAAAGAGGAGGAAACAGTATTGAAAGATACAAAGTACGAATTGCTTGTTGCAATTGCAAATCAGGGAAGTATTGATAATGTTATGGATGCAGCACGGAGTGCGAATGCAGGTGGAGGAACGGTTATTCATGCAAAAGGAACCGGAATGGAAAAAGCAGAAAAATTTCTAGGAGTATCTCTTGCAGAGGAAAAAGAGATTATTTTGATCGTGGCGAAGACATCGCAGAAAAATGAGATTATGAAAGCGATTATGGAGCAGGCAGGGCTTGAAAGTAAAGAAAAGGCGATTGTGTTTTCACTTCCGGTAACAAGTACAGTGGGTGTCAGAATGCCGGAAGAAGAGTTTTTAGATTAA
- a CDS encoding ATP-dependent Clp protease ATP-binding subunit, with protein sequence MQKDFTKQAAKVLETARALAKKWNHPYVGTEHLLLALRREFTGVAGQILAANKVEEEKITKVIEELISPGTEMQTKRTLEFSPRLVYLLDNALLEAVRLSSEKIGTEHMLLAMLKDVDCVATRTLVTLNVNLGKVQEGILEVIGVNPREYMEDTREDKNGRNSVLAQYSTDLTAQAEEGKLDPVIGRESEIERLMQILSRRTKNNPCLVGEPGVGKTAIIEGLANQIATGIVPDGMKDKRIVTLDLSGMIAGSKYRGEFEERMKRLIREVRSAGNIILFLDEVHTMIGAGGAEGAIDASNILKPSLARGELQLIGATTIVEYRKYIEKDAALERRFQPITVEEPTNEQCERILEGIKGKYESHHHVTIEEGALKAAVTLSSRYINDRHLPDKAIDVLDEACSKVSLAGFKVPDSLTRLEQTLQEISLEKEEKIKNGDFAEASLLHKEQESVGKKLESVKRRFHSNNAKRNLVVTEADIESVVSSWTKIPVQKLAETESARLKKLEQTLHKRVIGQEEAVSAVARAVKRGRVGLKDPRRPIGSFLFLGPTGVGKTELSKALAEALFGDENAMIRVDMSEYMEKHSVSKMIGSPPGYVGHDDGGQLSEKVRRNPYSVVLFDEIEKAHPDVFNILLQVLDDGHITDSQGRKVDFRNTVIIMTSNAGAKAIVDPKKLGFVTKEDAAGDYKKMKANVMDEVKLLFRPEFLNRIDEIIVFHSLTIDHMKKIVGLMCKELIRRVKNQMNITLTIRDSAKKYIVEKGNDQKYGARPLRRAMQTELEDKLAEAILDGEICEGMDVEVGVSKKELKFFTKDTKN encoded by the coding sequence ATGCAGAAAGATTTTACAAAACAGGCTGCGAAAGTATTAGAGACAGCAAGGGCGCTTGCAAAAAAATGGAACCATCCATATGTGGGGACAGAGCATCTGCTGCTTGCTTTGAGAAGAGAATTTACAGGTGTTGCAGGCCAGATTCTTGCGGCTAACAAAGTGGAAGAAGAAAAGATTACAAAAGTGATCGAGGAACTGATTTCTCCGGGAACTGAGATGCAGACGAAGAGAACATTGGAGTTCAGCCCGAGACTGGTATATCTTTTGGATAATGCGCTTTTGGAAGCAGTGCGATTATCTTCTGAGAAGATAGGAACAGAACATATGCTGCTTGCCATGTTAAAAGATGTAGACTGCGTGGCAACAAGAACATTGGTGACATTGAATGTGAATCTTGGCAAAGTGCAGGAGGGAATATTGGAAGTCATCGGAGTGAATCCGAGAGAATATATGGAGGACACCAGAGAGGACAAAAATGGTCGTAACAGTGTACTTGCACAGTACAGTACAGATTTGACGGCGCAGGCAGAAGAAGGAAAATTAGATCCGGTAATTGGAAGAGAGTCTGAGATAGAAAGACTGATGCAGATTTTAAGCAGACGGACAAAAAATAATCCGTGTCTAGTGGGAGAACCTGGTGTTGGAAAGACAGCAATTATCGAAGGGCTGGCGAACCAGATTGCAACGGGGATTGTGCCGGATGGCATGAAAGATAAACGGATTGTGACGCTGGATTTATCAGGAATGATAGCGGGATCCAAATACCGTGGAGAGTTTGAGGAACGGATGAAACGATTGATCCGGGAAGTGAGATCTGCCGGAAATATTATTTTATTTTTAGATGAGGTGCACACGATGATTGGCGCAGGAGGCGCCGAAGGTGCGATTGATGCATCAAATATTCTGAAGCCATCTCTTGCAAGAGGAGAACTGCAGCTGATCGGGGCGACGACAATTGTGGAATATCGGAAATACATTGAGAAAGATGCTGCTTTGGAGAGACGCTTTCAGCCGATCACAGTGGAAGAACCGACGAATGAGCAGTGTGAACGTATTTTAGAGGGAATCAAGGGAAAATACGAGAGTCATCATCATGTGACAATTGAGGAAGGCGCGTTAAAAGCGGCGGTGACTTTGTCAAGCCGTTATATCAATGACCGTCATCTTCCGGATAAGGCGATTGATGTGCTTGACGAGGCGTGTTCGAAGGTAAGTCTTGCAGGATTTAAAGTACCGGACAGCCTGACAAGACTGGAACAGACATTGCAGGAAATCTCACTGGAAAAAGAAGAAAAGATTAAAAATGGAGATTTTGCAGAAGCATCATTGCTGCACAAAGAGCAGGAGAGTGTGGGAAAAAAATTAGAGAGTGTGAAAAGACGTTTTCATTCGAACAATGCAAAGCGGAACCTGGTTGTCACTGAGGCGGATATCGAATCTGTTGTATCCTCCTGGACGAAAATTCCAGTGCAGAAGCTGGCGGAGACAGAAAGCGCAAGATTGAAAAAGCTGGAGCAGACGCTGCATAAAAGAGTAATCGGGCAGGAGGAAGCGGTGAGTGCGGTTGCAAGAGCGGTGAAACGTGGGCGTGTCGGACTAAAAGATCCAAGGCGCCCGATAGGTTCGTTCTTGTTTTTAGGTCCGACAGGAGTCGGAAAGACAGAACTTTCCAAGGCACTGGCAGAAGCTTTGTTCGGCGATGAAAATGCGATGATTCGCGTAGATATGTCAGAATATATGGAAAAACACAGTGTATCGAAGATGATTGGCTCACCACCGGGGTATGTAGGTCACGACGATGGCGGACAATTGAGTGAGAAAGTTCGCCGAAACCCGTACTCAGTGGTACTGTTTGATGAGATTGAAAAGGCACATCCGGATGTATTTAACATTTTATTGCAGGTGTTGGATGACGGGCATATCACAGATTCGCAGGGAAGAAAAGTAGATTTTAGAAATACAGTCATTATTATGACTTCCAATGCAGGGGCAAAAGCAATTGTCGATCCGAAGAAATTGGGATTTGTAACAAAAGAAGATGCCGCCGGCGATTATAAAAAGATGAAGGCGAATGTGATGGACGAGGTGAAATTACTGTTCCGTCCGGAATTTTTGAACCGAATTGATGAGATTATTGTATTCCATTCATTGACAATCGATCACATGAAAAAGATTGTTGGGTTGATGTGCAAAGAATTGATCAGACGTGTGAAGAACCAGATGAATATCACATTGACGATTCGAGATTCTGCAAAAAAATATATTGTGGAAAAGGGCAATGACCAGAAATATGGTGCAAGACCGTTGCGGCGTGCAATGCAGACGGAACTGGAAGATAAGCTTGCCGAGGCAATATTAGACGGAGAGATTTGCGAAGGAATGGATGTGGAAGTGGGAGTATCTAAAAAAGAACTAAAATTTTTCACAAAAGACACAAAAAACTAG
- a CDS encoding GntR family transcriptional regulator, whose amino-acid sequence MLIEIDFNSDEAIYIQLRNQIIMGIATSQIQEGDTLPSVRQLAENIGINMHTVNKAYSVLREEGFLQLDRRRGAVIALDIDKIRAMEDMRRYLRVALAKAHCHNITKEDIYELVDEIYEDYK is encoded by the coding sequence ATGCTTATAGAAATTGATTTTAACAGTGATGAGGCAATTTATATTCAATTGCGCAATCAGATTATTATGGGGATTGCTACGTCTCAGATACAGGAAGGAGATACACTTCCTTCCGTGAGACAATTGGCGGAAAATATCGGGATTAATATGCATACAGTGAATAAGGCGTACAGTGTGCTGCGAGAGGAAGGTTTCCTGCAGCTTGACCGAAGAAGAGGAGCCGTAATTGCGCTTGACATTGATAAGATACGGGCGATGGAAGATATGAGAAGATATCTGCGCGTGGCACTTGCCAAGGCGCATTGTCATAATATTACAAAGGAAGACATCTACGAGCTGGTAGATGAGATTTATGAAGATTATAAATAG
- the sdaAB gene encoding L-serine ammonia-lyase, iron-sulfur-dependent subunit beta, with protein sequence MNFLSIFDVIGPNMIGPSSSHTAGAVSIALMARKMFPEDIKKVTFTLYGSFAKTYHGHGTDRALLGGILGFFTDDERIRDAFQIAKDRNITYEYIIDEKTATEHPNTADIDLIGVTGHTLSIRGESIGGGKMKIVRINNIDVEFTGEYSTLIVQQKDTPGVVAHITQALSEQEVNIAFMRLFREDKGANAYTVVESDEPIPEAVLDKIKTNPHVSDLMLIQM encoded by the coding sequence ATGAATTTTTTAAGTATTTTTGATGTGATCGGACCGAATATGATCGGACCTTCCAGCTCACACACAGCCGGAGCAGTATCCATCGCATTAATGGCACGCAAGATGTTCCCGGAAGATATAAAAAAAGTGACATTCACACTATACGGCTCTTTTGCGAAGACCTATCACGGACATGGCACAGATCGGGCGCTTCTTGGTGGGATCCTTGGATTCTTTACAGATGACGAGCGAATCCGGGATGCCTTTCAGATTGCCAAAGATAGAAATATCACCTATGAATATATCATCGATGAGAAAACTGCTACCGAACATCCAAATACAGCAGATATCGATCTTATTGGCGTGACCGGACATACACTCTCTATCCGCGGTGAATCTATCGGCGGTGGAAAGATGAAGATTGTCCGCATCAACAACATCGATGTAGAGTTTACCGGAGAGTACAGTACCTTGATCGTGCAGCAAAAGGACACTCCGGGAGTGGTTGCTCACATCACACAGGCACTCAGTGAACAGGAAGTAAACATTGCATTCATGAGATTATTCCGCGAAGACAAAGGTGCCAACGCATATACCGTCGTGGAATCTGACGAACCGATTCCAGAGGCTGTATTAGATAAAATCAAAACGAATCCGCATGTATCTGATCTTATGCTGATTCAAATGTAG
- the purD gene encoding phosphoribosylamine--glycine ligase: MKVLIVGSGGREHAIAWSVAKSDKVEKIYCAPGNAGIAQYAECVAIGAMEFEKLAAFAKEHEVDLTIVGMDDPLVGGIVDVFESEGLRVFGPRKNAAILEGSKAFSKDLMKKYNIPTAGYENFDDAKKALAYLETAKFPIVLKADGLALGKGVLICNTLEEAKDGVQSIMLDKQFGTAGNTMVIEEFMTGREVSVLSFVDGNTIKTMTSAQDHKRAMDGDKGLNTGGMGTFSPSPFYTKEVEEFCNKYIYQATVDAMKAEGREFKGIIFFGLMLTEDGPKVLEYNARFGDPEAQVVLPRMKNDIIEVVEACIDGTLDQIDLQFEDNAAVCVVLASEGYPVKYDKGLPISGLEEFEKHDGYYCFHAGTKFEGDKIVTNGGRVLGVTAKGKDLKEARENAYKATEWVQFANKYKRNDIGKAIDEA, translated from the coding sequence ATGAAAGTATTAATTGTTGGAAGCGGCGGAAGAGAACATGCGATTGCATGGAGTGTGGCAAAAAGTGATAAAGTAGAGAAAATTTATTGTGCACCTGGGAATGCAGGGATTGCACAGTATGCAGAATGTGTTGCAATCGGTGCGATGGAGTTTGAAAAACTGGCAGCTTTTGCAAAAGAACATGAAGTAGACCTTACAATTGTCGGAATGGATGATCCGCTTGTAGGTGGAATTGTAGATGTGTTTGAAAGCGAAGGATTAAGAGTGTTCGGTCCTCGTAAAAATGCGGCTATTTTGGAAGGCTCCAAAGCATTTTCAAAAGATTTGATGAAAAAATATAATATCCCCACAGCGGGATATGAAAACTTTGATGACGCAAAGAAAGCGCTTGCGTATCTTGAGACAGCGAAGTTCCCAATCGTGTTAAAGGCGGACGGACTTGCACTTGGAAAAGGTGTACTGATCTGCAACACATTGGAAGAAGCAAAAGATGGAGTACAATCCATTATGCTGGATAAGCAGTTTGGAACAGCAGGAAACACGATGGTCATCGAAGAATTTATGACTGGCCGTGAAGTGTCGGTACTTTCTTTTGTGGATGGAAACACAATCAAGACGATGACATCCGCGCAGGATCACAAACGTGCAATGGATGGAGACAAAGGTTTGAACACAGGAGGAATGGGAACATTTTCTCCAAGCCCGTTCTACACAAAAGAAGTAGAAGAGTTCTGTAATAAATATATTTATCAGGCAACAGTAGATGCTATGAAAGCAGAAGGAAGAGAATTTAAGGGAATTATTTTCTTTGGATTGATGCTGACAGAGGATGGACCGAAAGTATTGGAATACAATGCAAGATTCGGAGATCCGGAGGCACAGGTTGTACTTCCTCGTATGAAAAATGATATCATCGAAGTTGTGGAGGCATGTATTGACGGAACATTAGATCAGATTGATCTTCAGTTTGAAGACAATGCGGCTGTGTGTGTTGTGCTTGCATCAGAAGGATATCCGGTGAAGTATGACAAAGGACTTCCAATCAGTGGACTGGAAGAATTTGAAAAACACGACGGATATTATTGCTTCCATGCGGGAACAAAGTTTGAAGGCGATAAGATCGTGACAAACGGCGGACGTGTTCTCGGGGTGACTGCAAAAGGAAAAGATTTGAAAGAAGCACGCGAAAACGCTTACAAAGCGACAGAGTGGGTGCAGTTTGCAAACAAATATAAGAGAAATGATATCGGAAAAGCGATAGATGAAGCGTAA